From Natrinema amylolyticum, the proteins below share one genomic window:
- a CDS encoding ABC transporter permease — MTTSVRTLAGDAFYPLLALVVGTLCWWGVTAVGDVPSFVLPPPTAVAARLLGNPTLYARNAAYTLEKVVCGGSAGIVGGFLLAVLVAYLPRVRTAVYPYLVAVRVVPTIAVAPLLLIYLGTGTATAVVFVALIAFFPLVLNTAAGLDRAPTAHRELLRSVDAGTLERIVFVDLPYALPDVFAGLKQSVTLAVVGSVVAEWVIADDGLGFLVLMGSENVRPDVMLAALAVLLLEGLVLYGVVVLLQRWAYRWLGLGSTAGR; from the coding sequence ATGACGACGAGCGTTCGGACCCTCGCGGGTGACGCGTTCTATCCCCTCTTGGCCCTCGTCGTCGGAACGCTGTGCTGGTGGGGCGTGACGGCCGTCGGCGACGTGCCCTCGTTCGTGTTGCCCCCGCCCACTGCCGTCGCCGCCCGGCTGCTGGGGAACCCGACGCTGTACGCTCGGAACGCCGCGTACACGCTCGAGAAGGTGGTCTGCGGCGGAAGCGCCGGTATCGTCGGCGGCTTCCTCCTGGCGGTGCTCGTCGCGTACCTGCCGCGGGTTCGCACCGCGGTGTACCCGTATCTCGTCGCCGTCAGAGTGGTGCCGACGATCGCCGTCGCGCCCCTGCTACTGATCTATCTCGGCACGGGGACGGCGACTGCGGTCGTCTTCGTCGCCCTCATCGCGTTCTTCCCGCTGGTCCTGAACACGGCGGCGGGACTCGACCGCGCGCCGACGGCGCACCGCGAACTGCTGCGCTCCGTCGACGCCGGGACGCTCGAGCGGATCGTCTTCGTCGATCTCCCGTACGCGCTCCCGGACGTGTTCGCGGGGCTCAAGCAATCGGTGACCCTCGCAGTCGTCGGGAGCGTCGTCGCGGAGTGGGTGATCGCCGACGACGGACTGGGCTTTCTGGTGTTGATGGGGTCGGAGAACGTCCGACCGGACGTGATGCTCGCGGCGCTCGCCGTCTTGTTGCTCGAGGGACTGGTCCTCTACGGCGTCGTCGTTCTCCTCCAGCGATGGGCGTACCGGTGGCTGGGACTGGGATCGACGGCCGGCCGATGA
- a CDS encoding ABC transporter ATP-binding protein, giving the protein MIELENVSVAFDDFTALADVDLRIEDGEFVTVVGPSGCGKTTLLRTIGGLQEPTTGRVRIDGRPPPVAQAAADVGFVFQQHALFPWKSALENVTFLRKLAGDAPNEADARELLRSMGLEGFEDARPEALSGGMKQRVAIARALHLGADVLLMDEPFGELDEITRDELGVEIRDLWRRERKTIVFVTHSVPEAVFLADRCLVVCGQPGRIEARFDVELPDPRDADVFGSQSFQTQVAAVRRTLHEAHDR; this is encoded by the coding sequence GTGATCGAGCTCGAAAACGTCTCGGTGGCGTTCGACGATTTCACCGCGCTCGCGGACGTCGATCTCCGGATCGAGGACGGCGAGTTCGTCACGGTCGTCGGTCCGTCGGGCTGTGGGAAGACGACGCTGTTGCGGACGATCGGCGGACTGCAGGAACCGACGACCGGCCGCGTTCGCATCGACGGGCGACCGCCGCCGGTCGCGCAAGCGGCCGCCGACGTCGGCTTCGTCTTCCAACAGCACGCGCTGTTCCCCTGGAAGAGCGCGCTCGAGAACGTCACGTTCCTCCGGAAGCTGGCCGGAGACGCGCCGAACGAGGCGGACGCACGGGAACTGCTGCGGTCGATGGGGCTCGAGGGGTTCGAAGACGCGCGCCCCGAAGCGCTCTCCGGCGGGATGAAACAGCGGGTCGCCATCGCTCGAGCGCTGCACCTCGGTGCGGACGTCCTCCTGATGGACGAACCGTTCGGGGAACTCGACGAAATCACGCGCGACGAACTCGGCGTCGAGATCCGTGATCTCTGGCGTCGCGAGCGGAAGACGATCGTCTTCGTCACCCACAGCGTGCCCGAAGCGGTGTTCCTCGCCGACCGCTGTCTCGTCGTCTGCGGCCAGCCGGGCCGGATCGAGGCGCGCTTCGACGTCGAGTTACCCGACCCGCGCGACGCGGACGTGTTCGGCTCGCAATCGTTTCAAACGCAGGTCGCGGCCGTCCGGCGGACCCTCCACGAGGCGCACGACCGATGA
- a CDS encoding ABC transporter substrate-binding protein, with product MRSRSLWVLDEEDDPLVRRLAAGLGRTPARLLAYLLLRTDREDDPTTSVHLQIGTGVDRTTVNEAVTRLEDRDLVERTTVRPAGSDGGRPRTAWLPTADIRGTLEETYDGHAEALLDLADALREPESTGQRARSTGSSPSPPLEVALSWRSNALHLPFHAAIAAAWYDAFDVDVRLSHCDGSRRALERVASGSADLAVVGAATVVRARAADEPVVPVAVCYQRAMTVLYTVREVFGEPLRSVEQLEGRRIGMPPDSETRLLGQLFLSQTTFADDSRIVDTNGEERTALREGDADVVTGSFADPLELERQGLTVDVMALTDHFPIYGPTIVVHERTLEAQSSALRGVLAGTTGGWAEARLDPGPAAERIAAERDEPPDRIRRTFERAAAEFGERDAVREQGWGWHRPEMWDRLRTALEQGALLRDTA from the coding sequence ATGCGCTCGCGGTCCCTCTGGGTACTCGACGAGGAGGACGACCCGCTCGTCCGTCGGCTCGCGGCCGGACTCGGCCGGACGCCGGCACGACTCCTCGCGTACCTGCTGTTGCGGACTGATCGCGAGGACGATCCGACGACGAGCGTCCATCTCCAGATCGGCACGGGAGTGGATCGAACGACGGTCAACGAGGCGGTGACGCGACTCGAGGACCGCGATCTGGTCGAACGGACGACCGTTCGACCGGCGGGTTCCGACGGCGGGCGGCCGCGAACGGCGTGGCTGCCGACCGCCGACATCCGAGGGACGCTCGAGGAAACGTACGACGGACACGCCGAGGCGTTGCTCGATCTCGCCGACGCGCTCCGGGAACCCGAGTCGACGGGGCAACGAGCGCGAAGTACCGGCTCGTCGCCGTCCCCGCCGCTCGAGGTCGCCCTGAGTTGGCGGTCGAACGCCCTTCACCTGCCGTTCCACGCGGCGATCGCGGCGGCGTGGTACGACGCGTTCGACGTAGACGTCCGGCTCAGTCACTGTGACGGGTCGCGACGCGCGCTCGAGCGCGTCGCGTCGGGGTCGGCGGATCTCGCTGTCGTCGGTGCCGCGACGGTCGTCCGCGCGCGGGCCGCGGACGAGCCGGTCGTCCCGGTCGCGGTGTGCTACCAGCGGGCGATGACCGTCCTCTACACCGTCCGCGAGGTGTTCGGCGAGCCGCTGCGGAGCGTCGAGCAGCTCGAGGGCCGCCGGATCGGTATGCCGCCCGACTCCGAGACGCGGCTGCTCGGGCAGCTCTTCCTCTCTCAGACGACGTTCGCCGACGACAGCCGGATCGTCGACACGAACGGCGAAGAGCGAACCGCACTCCGAGAGGGTGACGCCGACGTGGTAACCGGATCGTTCGCGGACCCACTGGAGTTGGAACGCCAGGGGCTGACCGTCGACGTCATGGCGCTCACCGATCACTTTCCGATCTACGGGCCGACGATCGTCGTTCACGAACGAACGCTCGAGGCGCAGTCGTCGGCGCTCAGGGGCGTTCTGGCGGGCACGACCGGCGGCTGGGCCGAGGCGCGTCTCGATCCCGGACCGGCGGCCGAGCGAATCGCGGCGGAGCGCGACGAGCCGCCGGATCGGATCCGACGGACCTTCGAACGGGCCGCGGCGGAGTTCGGTGAGCGCGACGCCGTCCGCGAACAGGGATGGGGCTGGCACCGGCCGGAGATGTGGGATCGCCTCCGGACGGCCCTCGAGCAGGGAGCGTTGCTCCGTGATACCGCGTGA
- a CDS encoding pyrroloquinoline quinone-dependent dehydrogenase yields MALRNDKAVQAARDIELREIEDGYTLVGGPEESITEQHDTDRIPEGDVDQEMLSNTGDDPESWLMYGGNYEQHRATTADVITPENVSDLDLEYEMSVGTGSSMEGTPIVIPGDPPVMYQTNGPNHMKAIDPREGEVLWSYTYAVPMGVELCCDDNNRGAAVYGDKVYMTTLDSGVVALDRYTGEEVWYTSTADHEVGYSATWAPVIRDGTIYTGSAGGEYGVLGFVTALDAESGEMQWKTDTLPEDEWVGASREHGCGTTWMTPTIDEEREVLYTAVANPGPDFDGTVRPGPNFPTCGTISLDLESGEFQWGFQSSPHDVWDYDAVAPRVLLRDVDVDDGPSEMVVGSDKTGWVYMMDAESGQLHERSEEICQHINMWEMIPHISADERIPFVPGAPGGNDWQPPSYNPETGYVYVVHQNFPQDLYWRYEEYSEGNPYWGGGLDDPASEMPDEWNENITAFAAVDPATGERVWREWIESEDEFYMWGGSMSTATGLVFNGTQNGNLVAYDGESGERLWEYEFDVPISASPMSWYDPGEEKQYVAVQVGGSGWLRQGTRGDTLAVFSMEA; encoded by the coding sequence ATGGCACTACGCAACGACAAGGCCGTTCAGGCCGCACGAGACATCGAACTCAGAGAGATCGAAGACGGCTATACGCTAGTCGGCGGGCCAGAGGAATCGATCACCGAACAGCACGACACCGACCGGATTCCGGAAGGCGATGTCGACCAGGAGATGCTGAGCAACACTGGGGACGATCCCGAGTCGTGGCTCATGTACGGCGGGAACTACGAACAACACCGGGCCACGACCGCCGACGTCATCACCCCCGAGAACGTCTCCGACCTCGATCTCGAGTACGAGATGTCGGTCGGGACGGGCTCGAGCATGGAGGGGACGCCGATCGTGATTCCGGGCGACCCGCCGGTCATGTACCAGACGAACGGACCGAACCACATGAAGGCGATCGACCCCCGCGAGGGGGAGGTCCTCTGGAGCTACACCTATGCGGTCCCGATGGGGGTCGAACTGTGTTGCGACGACAACAATCGCGGGGCCGCCGTCTACGGTGACAAGGTGTATATGACGACGCTCGACTCGGGCGTCGTCGCGCTGGACCGGTACACCGGCGAGGAGGTCTGGTACACGAGCACGGCCGACCACGAGGTCGGCTACTCGGCGACGTGGGCACCGGTAATCCGGGACGGCACGATATATACGGGCAGCGCCGGCGGCGAGTACGGCGTCCTCGGATTCGTCACCGCGCTCGACGCGGAGAGCGGCGAGATGCAGTGGAAAACTGATACGCTCCCGGAAGACGAGTGGGTCGGTGCGAGTCGCGAGCACGGCTGTGGCACGACCTGGATGACACCCACGATCGACGAGGAGCGGGAAGTCCTCTACACGGCGGTCGCGAACCCCGGACCGGACTTCGACGGGACGGTGCGGCCGGGGCCGAACTTCCCGACCTGCGGTACGATCTCGCTCGACCTCGAGAGCGGCGAGTTCCAGTGGGGCTTCCAGAGCAGTCCCCACGATGTCTGGGACTACGACGCGGTCGCGCCGCGTGTGCTGCTGCGCGACGTAGACGTCGACGACGGGCCGTCGGAGATGGTCGTCGGCTCCGACAAGACCGGCTGGGTCTACATGATGGACGCCGAGTCCGGCCAACTCCACGAGCGCAGCGAGGAAATCTGCCAGCACATCAATATGTGGGAGATGATCCCCCACATCAGCGCCGACGAGCGGATCCCGTTCGTTCCCGGTGCGCCGGGTGGCAACGACTGGCAGCCGCCGTCGTACAATCCCGAGACCGGGTACGTCTACGTCGTCCACCAGAACTTCCCGCAGGACCTCTACTGGCGGTACGAGGAGTACAGCGAGGGCAACCCCTACTGGGGCGGCGGGCTGGACGATCCGGCCTCGGAGATGCCCGACGAGTGGAACGAGAACATCACCGCCTTCGCCGCCGTCGATCCCGCGACGGGCGAGCGCGTCTGGCGCGAGTGGATCGAGAGCGAGGACGAGTTCTACATGTGGGGCGGCTCGATGTCGACGGCGACCGGACTGGTCTTCAACGGGACCCAGAACGGGAACCTCGTCGCGTACGACGGCGAGAGCGGCGAGCGCCTCTGGGAGTACGAGTTCGACGTCCCGATCAGCGCCTCGCCGATGAGCTGGTACGACCCTGGCGAGGAGAAGCAGTACGTCGCCGTGCAGGTCGGCGGCAGCGGCTGGCTCCGACAGGGAACCCGCGGCGACACGCTCGCCGTGTTCTCGATGGAAGCCTGA
- a CDS encoding cupredoxin domain-containing protein, whose amino-acid sequence MSNEHDSSDDVSRRGVLKGTAALTSIAAISGEAGAYRDAFDFPMPVSQNDEAARTLTLTGIVGGWLGIAPHEIDGKSNPPLQLVEGEMHEVVWINGDGSTHNFNITAGNSLDDDVEVLEATETVTEQGEFTTLQFTATEEMQEYFCMPHPAQMRGPIELIDPGDVRELVVHVEDENGEPLGAEVYLDDMHSYSNLAGRPDPFAEEGQSQESESQEPGNATDGNATDGNATDGNASDGDVEGQQTQPPAIARFDLLEDGEYDLEVWTYGYERVTDTVEIDGEDRELTVTLSPVEPGDPAETFSMRLEDGQWVGQEPDAIADETNPTLELEADESYAIEWENAIGRLQPEGENRVYEPLPGHNLAIASSGDTNEWNTYVRSDFLSEEGETQTVEFVANERMGVYLDQSQLDAVGEIAIGGAADGDAAPVGDETSDMGGNETAEMDGNETADVAGNETAETEGNETFEAAGNETEGNETFETTDNETDGNETLEAPGNETGDDD is encoded by the coding sequence ATGTCCAACGAACACGACTCATCCGACGACGTTTCCCGTCGCGGCGTGCTGAAGGGAACAGCGGCGCTCACGAGCATAGCCGCGATCTCCGGCGAGGCGGGCGCCTATCGCGACGCGTTCGACTTCCCGATGCCCGTCTCCCAGAACGACGAGGCGGCCAGAACGCTCACGCTAACCGGTATCGTCGGCGGCTGGCTCGGTATCGCACCGCACGAAATCGACGGCAAGTCCAACCCGCCGCTGCAGCTGGTCGAAGGCGAAATGCACGAGGTAGTCTGGATCAACGGGGACGGCTCGACCCACAACTTCAACATCACCGCCGGCAACTCCCTCGACGACGACGTCGAGGTGCTCGAGGCCACGGAGACAGTGACCGAACAGGGCGAGTTCACTACCCTCCAGTTTACCGCCACCGAGGAGATGCAGGAGTACTTCTGCATGCCTCACCCGGCCCAGATGCGCGGTCCGATCGAACTGATCGACCCCGGCGACGTCAGGGAACTCGTCGTGCACGTCGAAGACGAGAACGGTGAACCGCTCGGCGCCGAGGTCTACCTCGACGACATGCACTCGTACTCGAATCTCGCCGGCCGGCCGGATCCGTTCGCGGAGGAGGGACAGAGTCAAGAGTCGGAATCGCAGGAACCGGGTAACGCCACCGACGGCAACGCCACCGACGGTAACGCAACTGACGGCAACGCAAGCGACGGCGATGTTGAAGGCCAACAGACGCAGCCGCCCGCGATCGCCCGCTTCGATCTGCTCGAGGACGGCGAGTACGACCTCGAAGTCTGGACGTACGGCTACGAGCGGGTCACCGACACGGTCGAGATCGACGGCGAGGACCGGGAGCTCACTGTCACGCTGTCCCCCGTCGAACCGGGCGACCCGGCCGAGACCTTCTCGATGCGCCTCGAGGATGGCCAGTGGGTCGGACAGGAGCCCGACGCGATCGCCGACGAGACGAATCCGACCCTCGAACTCGAAGCGGACGAATCCTACGCGATCGAGTGGGAGAACGCGATCGGGCGCCTCCAGCCCGAGGGAGAGAACCGAGTCTACGAACCACTGCCCGGTCACAACCTCGCGATCGCCAGTAGCGGCGACACCAACGAGTGGAACACGTACGTCCGCTCGGACTTCCTCAGCGAGGAGGGCGAAACCCAGACCGTCGAGTTCGTCGCGAACGAGCGGATGGGCGTCTACTTGGACCAGTCGCAACTCGATGCAGTCGGGGAGATCGCCATCGGCGGCGCGGCCGACGGCGATGCGGCCCCCGTTGGCGACGAGACGAGCGATATGGGCGGCAACGAGACGGCCGAGATGGACGGCAACGAAACGGCTGACGTGGCGGGGAACGAGACGGCCGAGACGGAGGGCAACGAGACGTTCGAAGCGGCCGGGAACGAGACGGAGGGCAACGAGACGTTCGAGACGACCGACAACGAGACGGACGGCAACGAGACGCTCGAGGCCCCCGGCAACGAGACGGGCGACGACGACTGA
- a CDS encoding sodium:calcium antiporter produces the protein MSAVELVGLAALFLTGVVLVIWCVEIFIEAVARSAVSLGISGFFLAVVLAGIDLENAILGVTAAFVDLPTLALGTVFGESLFVLAVAVGVAGLAVPFRMAVPRIYLLLLVLVPLPAFALSIDGTLDWTDGAILTVLFVPLLAGIFWHERRSETTFLLSGEVEEVVDLEADGKTDGAVRSVANADADAEPNGGDRAPAPGPERAADRRAHPDRDVDFDLDLDEFVPDLEGKSGRFSLAVAVLAIVGMTVGSGLTVVSAEGIFVTLGISGLAFGATVLSFIASIEELALTVEPVRRGRAHLAVGNVVGSTVFYVTANVGLIALLRPVDTAGAVMTVHWPFLAACLLVVAGMLARGRVTRAGGAALIVLYVGYWIANYV, from the coding sequence ATGAGCGCCGTGGAACTCGTCGGTCTCGCCGCCCTGTTCCTGACGGGCGTCGTGCTCGTCATTTGGTGCGTCGAGATCTTCATCGAGGCCGTCGCCCGGAGCGCCGTCTCGCTCGGTATCTCGGGGTTTTTCCTCGCAGTCGTCCTCGCCGGGATCGACCTCGAGAACGCGATCCTCGGCGTCACGGCGGCGTTCGTCGACCTCCCGACCCTCGCGCTCGGGACGGTGTTCGGCGAGTCGCTGTTCGTCCTCGCGGTCGCCGTCGGCGTCGCGGGACTGGCCGTCCCGTTTCGGATGGCCGTCCCTCGAATCTACCTCTTGCTACTCGTCCTCGTCCCCCTCCCGGCGTTCGCGCTCTCGATCGACGGAACGCTCGACTGGACGGACGGCGCGATCCTGACGGTTCTGTTCGTCCCGCTGCTCGCCGGCATCTTCTGGCACGAGCGACGGTCGGAGACGACGTTCCTGCTCTCGGGCGAGGTCGAGGAGGTCGTCGATCTCGAGGCGGATGGGAAGACGGACGGAGCGGTGAGATCGGTGGCAAACGCGGATGCGGACGCGGAACCCAACGGCGGCGATCGAGCGCCCGCACCCGGCCCCGAACGCGCCGCCGACCGCCGCGCGCATCCCGACCGCGACGTCGATTTCGATCTGGACCTCGACGAGTTCGTCCCCGATCTCGAGGGGAAGAGCGGCCGGTTCAGCCTCGCCGTCGCCGTCCTCGCGATCGTCGGCATGACGGTCGGCTCCGGTCTCACCGTGGTGAGCGCTGAGGGGATCTTCGTGACGCTGGGCATCTCGGGGCTCGCGTTCGGCGCGACGGTGCTCTCGTTCATCGCTTCGATCGAGGAACTGGCGCTCACCGTCGAACCGGTCCGACGGGGCCGGGCACACCTCGCCGTGGGGAACGTCGTCGGGAGCACGGTGTTCTACGTGACGGCCAACGTCGGCCTCATCGCGCTGCTGCGCCCCGTCGATACCGCGGGTGCGGTGATGACGGTCCACTGGCCGTTTCTCGCCGCGTGCCTGCTCGTCGTCGCCGGAATGCTCGCTCGCGGTCGCGTGACGCGCGCAGGCGGCGCGGCGCTGATCGTGCTGTACGTCGGGTACTGGATCGCGAATTACGTGTAA
- a CDS encoding sodium:calcium antiporter, which produces MVEDLLESAIDGQGPWFAYVVLVVGAIVLTYSVEKLISYLTRSAIGLGVSIFTLAIIFTGFEFDDTVVALVFGAGDLERVALGTAFGTALAITGITLAVAAIVRPFPVEVPRDYLLMFVLSPFLLVPFVLAGTLGTVHGLVLVAVFVVLLGYVVGREYQRDVPVFRDSEIADRIEADGGVPIDRLDLADIERRAVLEEIPEDRFVTGSRHEGAFWLGLSLLALVGVAAGALLLEASSQAIVASWGIEETVFGATVLTLVLTVENLLLTIEPVRRGIPEIGIGHVVGSVIFSVTANVGVIAFVADVVIPPSVLVFHLPAVILLTAVAAAAISTGRLRRRHGYLLVGLYVAYWIIALLVFGGVPIPD; this is translated from the coding sequence ATGGTGGAAGATCTTCTCGAGAGCGCCATCGACGGCCAGGGGCCGTGGTTCGCGTACGTCGTCCTCGTCGTCGGCGCGATCGTGCTCACTTACAGCGTCGAGAAACTCATCAGCTATCTCACCCGATCCGCGATCGGCCTCGGCGTCTCGATCTTCACGCTCGCGATCATCTTCACGGGCTTCGAATTCGACGACACCGTCGTCGCACTGGTGTTCGGTGCGGGCGATCTCGAGCGAGTCGCGCTCGGAACGGCGTTCGGTACCGCGCTCGCGATCACCGGGATCACGCTGGCGGTAGCGGCGATCGTTCGGCCGTTTCCCGTCGAAGTCCCGCGCGATTACCTGCTGATGTTCGTCCTCTCGCCGTTTCTCCTGGTTCCGTTCGTCCTCGCGGGCACGCTCGGCACCGTCCACGGGCTCGTCCTCGTGGCGGTGTTCGTCGTGCTCCTCGGCTACGTCGTCGGCCGGGAGTACCAGCGCGACGTGCCCGTGTTCAGGGACTCGGAGATCGCGGACCGCATCGAGGCCGACGGCGGCGTTCCGATCGACCGACTCGATCTCGCGGACATCGAACGGAGAGCGGTGCTCGAGGAGATTCCCGAGGACCGGTTCGTCACCGGGTCGCGCCACGAAGGGGCCTTCTGGCTCGGACTGTCGCTCCTCGCGCTCGTCGGAGTCGCCGCGGGCGCGCTCCTGCTCGAGGCGAGTTCGCAGGCCATCGTCGCCTCGTGGGGGATCGAGGAGACGGTCTTCGGAGCGACGGTTCTCACGCTGGTCCTGACGGTGGAAAACCTGCTGTTGACGATCGAACCGGTCCGGCGTGGAATCCCCGAGATCGGGATCGGGCACGTCGTCGGCAGCGTGATCTTCTCCGTCACGGCGAACGTCGGCGTGATCGCGTTCGTCGCGGACGTCGTGATTCCGCCGTCCGTACTCGTCTTCCACCTTCCCGCGGTGATCCTCCTGACCGCCGTCGCCGCCGCCGCCATCTCCACCGGGCGTCTCCGGCGGAGACACGGCTACCTACTGGTCGGACTGTACGTCGCGTACTGGATCATCGCGCTCCTCGTCTTCGGTGGCGTCCCGATTCCGGACTGA
- a CDS encoding GlcG/HbpS family heme-binding protein, with protein sequence MVDSVQLDTAKEVIDAAEQRAEEIDNPMVIAVANSEGNLVAQHRMDGAWLASVDISRNKAYTAAALDMPTHELADPTRPGESLYGLQNTNQGRMVIFGGGYPLMRDGDIVGAIGVSGGAVEQDMDVAESGVDRFEAHSP encoded by the coding sequence ATGGTCGATTCAGTACAGCTCGACACGGCGAAGGAAGTCATCGACGCGGCAGAGCAGCGAGCGGAAGAGATCGACAATCCGATGGTGATCGCGGTCGCGAACTCGGAGGGTAACCTCGTCGCCCAACACCGGATGGACGGCGCGTGGCTCGCGTCGGTCGATATCTCGCGGAACAAGGCCTACACGGCGGCCGCACTGGATATGCCGACGCACGAACTGGCCGATCCGACCCGGCCGGGCGAGTCGCTGTACGGTCTGCAGAATACCAACCAGGGACGGATGGTCATCTTCGGCGGCGGATACCCGCTGATGCGAGACGGTGACATTGTCGGAGCGATCGGCGTCAGCGGCGGCGCGGTCGAGCAGGACATGGACGTCGCGGAGTCGGGAGTCGACAGATTCGAAGCGCACTCGCCGTAA
- a CDS encoding glutathione-independent formaldehyde dehydrogenase, giving the protein MDAVVYQGPHDVAVEEVDEPEIEHENDIIVDITTTCICGSDLHMYEGRTSADPGIVFGHENMGNVIETGDAVTSLEEGDRVVMPFNVACGFCRNCENGYTGFCTNVNPGFAGGAYGYVAMGPYKGGQAEKLRVPYADFNALKLPEGDEHEDAFALLADIFPTGWHGTRLANLQPGESIAIFGAGPVGLMAAYSAKIQGASEIYIVDRVESRLELAEDHCDARPINFEESDPVEQIKDLHGGGVDNGVDAVGYQAIDPETDPTDDAYDPARENPAVVINQLIQTVRPTGELGIPGLYVPSDPGAPDEMAAQGRLGIDFGKLFEKGQKLGTGQTNVKEYNRQLRDMIIEGRADPSWVVSHRVDLDRAPEMYEKFDEREEGVIKVLLEP; this is encoded by the coding sequence ATGGACGCCGTCGTCTACCAGGGACCGCACGACGTAGCCGTCGAGGAGGTCGACGAGCCCGAGATCGAACACGAGAACGACATCATCGTCGATATCACGACGACGTGTATCTGTGGATCGGACCTCCACATGTACGAGGGGCGAACCTCGGCCGATCCGGGGATCGTCTTCGGTCACGAGAACATGGGCAACGTGATCGAGACCGGCGACGCCGTCACGTCGCTCGAGGAGGGCGACCGCGTCGTGATGCCGTTCAACGTTGCCTGCGGGTTCTGCCGGAACTGCGAGAACGGCTATACCGGGTTCTGTACCAACGTCAATCCCGGCTTCGCCGGCGGCGCGTACGGATACGTCGCGATGGGGCCGTACAAGGGTGGCCAGGCCGAGAAACTCCGGGTACCCTATGCCGACTTCAACGCGCTGAAGCTGCCGGAGGGTGACGAACACGAGGACGCCTTCGCCCTCCTCGCGGACATCTTCCCGACGGGGTGGCACGGGACCCGACTGGCGAACCTGCAGCCCGGCGAATCGATCGCGATCTTCGGGGCCGGTCCCGTCGGCCTCATGGCCGCCTACAGCGCCAAGATCCAGGGCGCGTCGGAGATCTACATCGTCGACCGGGTGGAGAGCCGTCTCGAGCTGGCCGAGGACCACTGTGACGCGCGTCCGATCAACTTCGAGGAGAGCGATCCCGTCGAACAGATCAAAGACCTGCACGGCGGGGGCGTCGACAACGGCGTCGACGCGGTCGGTTATCAAGCGATCGACCCCGAGACGGATCCGACCGACGACGCCTACGACCCGGCCCGGGAAAACCCGGCAGTCGTGATCAACCAGCTCATCCAAACCGTTCGGCCGACCGGCGAGCTCGGTATCCCGGGACTGTACGTCCCGTCGGACCCCGGCGCGCCCGACGAGATGGCGGCCCAGGGACGACTCGGTATCGACTTCGGCAAGCTCTTCGAGAAGGGACAGAAGCTGGGTACCGGCCAGACGAACGTCAAGGAGTACAATCGACAGCTGCGCGACATGATCATCGAGGGACGCGCCGACCCCAGTTGGGTCGTCTCCCACCGCGTCGACCTCGATCGCGCCCCGGAGATGTACGAGAAGTTCGACGAACGCGAGGAAGGCGTCATCAAGGTTCTGCTCGAGCCGTAG